Proteins from a genomic interval of Methanolacinia paynteri:
- a CDS encoding multidrug effflux MFS transporter → MKQELQEENETRISQKYLGEKGTIGLIVLLSAFVPLSTDLYLPALPGMVDYFGVPVMLVNLTLILFFIVFSAGMLFWGPLSDKYGRKPILLTGLAIYIAASAGCAFSWDIWHLILFRALQAAGGSAASAVATAMVKDLYAGRKQESVLAIVQSMVVISPAVAPVLGAFMLPYTSWQGLFWMLGLIGIVSLAGGILLEEPLTSRYTGTMVRSFGRLGTVLKNPGFTSLLIVFSLVSTASLAFITDSSYIFVNQFGLSEQWYSFYFAVIAIGMISGPFLYLRLSRYIRRNTIIVSCFAIMAVSGIMICLFGDLGPVAFTLALFPASMIGSCVRPSGTFLMLQQQKEYTGSASSLINCSGLLFGSAGMVLVSVGGDDLILSIGIINFAVGLVCLSGFMLIKRLHLAKEVPDFVGKTD, encoded by the coding sequence ATGAAACAGGAACTTCAGGAAGAGAATGAAACACGGATCTCCCAGAAGTATCTCGGGGAGAAGGGCACAATCGGCCTGATTGTTCTCCTATCTGCATTCGTTCCGCTCTCAACAGATCTCTACCTCCCTGCACTTCCCGGGATGGTTGACTATTTCGGGGTTCCGGTAATGCTCGTCAACCTTACCCTGATACTTTTCTTCATCGTATTCAGTGCGGGAATGCTATTCTGGGGGCCGCTGAGCGACAAATACGGGAGAAAACCGATCCTGCTCACAGGACTTGCAATCTATATCGCCGCAAGCGCCGGATGTGCATTTTCATGGGACATCTGGCACCTGATCCTCTTCCGTGCCCTTCAGGCAGCCGGCGGAAGCGCCGCATCAGCGGTTGCGACAGCCATGGTCAAGGATCTCTATGCCGGCAGAAAGCAGGAATCTGTACTCGCGATAGTCCAGTCGATGGTCGTCATATCGCCCGCAGTTGCACCTGTACTTGGTGCTTTCATGCTTCCATATACATCATGGCAGGGCCTGTTCTGGATGCTCGGCCTGATTGGAATTGTCTCTCTGGCGGGAGGAATTCTCCTTGAAGAGCCTCTTACCAGCCGATATACAGGTACAATGGTGAGATCCTTCGGAAGGCTGGGAACCGTCCTGAAGAACCCGGGATTCACCTCTTTGCTTATCGTTTTTTCGCTTGTGAGCACGGCATCGCTCGCATTCATTACAGATTCATCATATATATTTGTAAACCAGTTTGGGCTCTCGGAACAATGGTACAGCTTTTATTTTGCGGTAATCGCGATCGGAATGATCTCCGGGCCTTTCCTCTATCTACGTCTCTCCAGATATATCAGGCGGAATACGATCATTGTCTCCTGCTTTGCCATAATGGCCGTGAGTGGAATAATGATCTGTCTGTTCGGCGATCTCGGGCCTGTTGCATTCACACTCGCACTTTTCCCTGCGTCAATGATCGGAAGTTGTGTAAGGCCTTCGGGTACGTTTCTTATGCTACAGCAGCAGAAGGAGTACACGGGCTCGGCATCATCTCTTATCAACTGCTCCGGACTTTTATTTGGGAGTGCGGGAATGGTTCTGGTCTCTGTCGGAGGAGATGATCTCATTCTCAGCATAGGAATAATAAATTTCGCCGTAGGTCTGGTGTGCCTTTCAGGCTTTATGCTGATTAAAAGGCTTCATCTGGCAAAAGAGGTTCCCGATTTCGTCGGAAAAACTGATTGA
- a CDS encoding site-specific integrase, with the protein MAYHNISKVRVNKIVFHLVGWRRFIGPFAENSTGDLLCGINRLHEARNSRGTLYKQNTIRDFVTILKQFYGWLIENGHSDIPEEKVRKIRVPSKDRMTKTAADMLSPEEIEMIIGAAGSIRDKALIMTLYEGGLRVGEIGSLTWGALVFDEHGVVANVNFKTNKPRYIRLVMAREPLIRWRAMYPFQAADDNLVFLNRSNRPMTYAAVRALLMKTAGRAGVTRHVTPHTFRHSRITHMIQEGYPESVIKLIMWGSVEASEWATYAHLTGCDIDRAVLEKNGVATNEETWKGVEGEKCPYCGILNPPAARYCYQCGRPLVVEDTVSELKKLLTSNPAVVQVLLETINGSQS; encoded by the coding sequence ATGGCATACCATAACATCAGCAAGGTCCGTGTAAATAAGATTGTTTTCCATCTTGTCGGATGGCGGCGATTTATTGGCCCATTCGCTGAGAACTCAACGGGGGATCTTTTATGCGGAATAAACAGGCTACACGAGGCTAGAAATTCGCGAGGAACACTTTACAAGCAGAATACTATTAGAGATTTCGTTACTATACTCAAGCAATTTTACGGATGGCTTATAGAAAACGGGCATTCAGACATTCCTGAAGAGAAGGTCAGAAAGATACGGGTTCCGTCTAAAGACCGGATGACAAAGACGGCCGCCGATATGCTCTCTCCTGAAGAGATAGAGATGATTATCGGGGCGGCAGGGTCAATCCGGGATAAGGCGCTCATCATGACATTATATGAGGGCGGGCTTCGGGTTGGTGAGATTGGATCACTTACCTGGGGAGCTCTTGTCTTCGATGAACACGGGGTCGTGGCAAATGTAAATTTCAAGACGAATAAGCCACGATATATCCGGCTTGTGATGGCCCGCGAGCCCCTGATTCGGTGGCGGGCGATGTATCCGTTTCAGGCAGCGGATGATAATCTTGTTTTTTTAAACAGGTCGAATAGGCCGATGACATATGCAGCGGTCCGGGCGCTTCTGATGAAGACGGCCGGGCGGGCCGGTGTGACACGGCATGTAACACCGCACACCTTCAGGCATTCCCGGATCACCCACATGATCCAGGAGGGATATCCGGAATCGGTTATCAAGCTGATTATGTGGGGGTCGGTAGAGGCATCGGAGTGGGCGACATATGCACATCTGACGGGGTGCGACATCGACCGGGCCGTTTTGGAGAAGAACGGTGTTGCAACGAATGAAGAGACCTGGAAGGGGGTCGAAGGGGAGAAGTGCCCGTATTGCGGAATTCTGAATCCGCCGGCGGCCCGATATTGCTATCAGTGCGGCCGGCCGCTTGTGGTCGAGGATACTGTCAGCGAGTTGAAGAAGCTTCTGACGAGTAACCCGGCAGTGGTTCAGGTTCTTCTTGAGACGATTAATGGATCACAATCGTAA
- a CDS encoding helix-turn-helix domain-containing protein yields the protein MGEIEKMYPLEEAAEYLGTKPRELRKYINEGRLPAIKIGQTWRIKESTIKKIQSGELVI from the coding sequence ATGGGAGAGATCGAGAAGATGTACCCGCTGGAGGAGGCCGCCGAATACCTGGGAACCAAGCCGCGGGAGCTTCGTAAATATATCAACGAAGGCCGTCTGCCTGCCATCAAGATCGGGCAGACCTGGCGCATCAAGGAAAGCACGATCAAAAAGATCCAGTCCGGCGAACTCGTTATTTAA
- a CDS encoding NACHT domain-containing protein: MTTAEILEKMTDAGKFERLVTSILRKQNSEYAQIILSGQNSEGKTIKAPCDGICLVSGSSPPKYIMAEHTITSSDGLENKWLFDQTEHTRNKSTPDGDVIKAIREAKERRNLYPNAEFLLILTTNRMLSFGTKGDPLYYKVTDKCSEFGIECDVWELSRITYYLDYNRDGQYLRKKFLGIEAELLSEELLKDICYENLGLYKDESFISNGSLQIRKLDSLVSDEINNSSHVLHFLIGESGYGKSTISYKLLKNYLDGGKYGLWIPASYFEELESLDSIIGKILKKFNPCIEPNSSEELWDFVEKTGKLLIIVDDVNKENDSERIIHKIISLVSKYDPKNDKGKVINSPFLILCPIWPKIWTSISTEIKNKSHINIIEIDKYTLDEAGSIIIDGYNRAGYQITEIDSNQLAIKLGCDPFLINSYLETLKTVNPSQIAKNADNVIDQFIESKIEKCSKKSPNSYSPQEYEQLLEQISYNMLEKKKFLPSFNEIKDWLQGNSEDVKIFRELVKDKSLCCLDDQGKLIFRHDRIRFHLLTRSILHVIKDSSNRKDVLSDPYYAEIIGQSLLLNEQEVSLLKEIQECNILALFEAFKQFGDPETDYQNTILDLIFESIDKISENQTQNDSLLNEICWQLVYTDSKCVGKISEKLSKSLLIQLARIRNGNVKSGIDFCKDPDFIGLRNPFWEKIFEHAKAKHLKQIQNDLKIILESSKITDEERYGALNFAGSMQLPDIQNEISTCWINTKDKKTVLPAAIWAGINCCKKDTSKTLDPIFKYWSSMPHEGEPGLLSELEDLSDEIRLSLQNRRHLPKSMIEYLISQAQEHDSLKWAIENILYVVDDPDAIQFVIKKSVDYFSIHSIIDVWDYKNQTYGKKLSQNTLDRLEFIWEDNGENEKIRKNAFSLWKTAAESSILTKLQDIPAESPVFKDAITLRIRLEDYSALPDYVKLISENPRYLFVAHNLWCEDVKAAVEIYLDSLKENLPDDFTGGFEEVHYILSSLLMSIPIEAADELLLKYWDTLKFSPLFIQTALYVGSPKSLELAENAINECPREIDVFRLVSHRLWINDQGRQRYPTLDRLNNLLPYLDRFSESELSSLASICESCGFSKWGNAHLTKYLSEEYNKRYHPSDDEIIDFLKNTAKEKHGLSHIQWFWLNKFENRAVSKDRLSNIINQMLETDQSLETFQIAAIYLKMKGSRKDLKILEKYEIKGSKKEISDLKNDVKFQVYRRTLE; encoded by the coding sequence GTGACAACCGCTGAAATTCTTGAAAAAATGACTGATGCAGGGAAATTTGAAAGGTTGGTTACTTCAATTTTAAGAAAACAAAATTCTGAATATGCACAAATTATATTATCTGGACAAAATTCAGAAGGGAAAACGATAAAAGCACCATGTGACGGAATTTGCTTAGTATCGGGTTCAAGCCCCCCTAAATATATAATGGCTGAACATACAATAACATCGAGCGATGGTTTGGAAAATAAGTGGTTGTTTGATCAAACTGAGCATACAAGAAATAAAAGCACTCCTGATGGAGATGTCATAAAAGCAATTCGGGAAGCAAAAGAAAGACGTAATTTATACCCAAATGCAGAATTTTTACTCATCCTAACAACAAATAGAATGTTGTCTTTTGGAACAAAGGGCGATCCTCTTTACTATAAGGTTACAGATAAATGTAGTGAATTTGGTATAGAGTGCGACGTCTGGGAACTTTCCAGGATAACATACTATTTAGATTATAATCGCGATGGGCAATATTTAAGAAAAAAGTTCTTAGGTATCGAAGCAGAATTACTTTCTGAAGAGCTATTAAAAGATATTTGCTATGAGAATCTTGGCCTCTATAAAGATGAATCCTTTATCAGTAATGGCTCTTTACAGATCAGAAAATTAGATTCTCTTGTGAGTGATGAAATTAATAATTCATCACATGTCCTTCATTTTTTAATCGGCGAATCTGGTTATGGAAAAAGCACGATCTCATATAAATTATTAAAAAATTATTTAGATGGTGGTAAATATGGTCTTTGGATTCCTGCTTCTTATTTTGAAGAGTTAGAATCTCTTGATTCTATTATTGGAAAAATTCTGAAAAAGTTTAATCCTTGTATTGAGCCAAATTCCAGTGAAGAATTATGGGATTTTGTAGAGAAAACAGGGAAATTATTAATTATTGTTGACGATGTCAATAAAGAAAACGATTCTGAAAGAATAATTCATAAGATAATATCATTAGTCTCTAAATATGATCCAAAAAATGATAAAGGAAAGGTTATAAATTCACCTTTTTTGATCTTATGCCCAATTTGGCCTAAAATTTGGACATCCATTTCTACAGAGATCAAAAACAAATCACATATAAACATAATTGAAATCGATAAATATACTCTTGATGAAGCTGGAAGCATAATAATTGATGGTTATAATCGAGCCGGATATCAAATTACAGAAATTGATTCAAACCAATTGGCAATAAAACTTGGTTGTGATCCATTTCTTATCAATTCTTACTTAGAAACATTGAAAACTGTTAATCCATCACAAATTGCGAAAAACGCAGATAATGTAATAGATCAATTTATTGAATCAAAAATTGAGAAATGTTCTAAAAAATCGCCAAATTCTTATTCCCCTCAAGAATATGAGCAACTGCTTGAACAGATTTCTTACAATATGTTAGAGAAGAAAAAATTTCTTCCATCATTTAATGAAATTAAGGATTGGTTACAAGGAAATTCTGAAGATGTAAAGATATTTCGTGAATTAGTTAAAGATAAATCGTTATGCTGTCTTGACGATCAAGGAAAGCTCATTTTCCGCCATGACAGAATAAGATTTCATTTATTGACACGTTCAATTTTGCATGTTATTAAAGATAGTTCAAATAGAAAGGATGTACTTTCTGATCCATATTATGCGGAAATAATAGGGCAGTCCCTATTATTAAATGAGCAAGAAGTCAGCTTATTAAAGGAAATTCAAGAATGTAATATCTTAGCTCTTTTTGAAGCTTTTAAGCAGTTTGGAGATCCCGAGACTGATTATCAAAACACTATTTTGGATTTAATCTTTGAATCTATTGATAAAATATCCGAAAATCAAACTCAAAACGATTCACTTCTTAACGAAATCTGTTGGCAACTTGTATATACCGATTCGAAGTGCGTAGGCAAAATTTCAGAAAAATTATCGAAATCTCTTTTAATCCAATTGGCTAGAATTAGAAATGGCAATGTTAAAAGCGGGATAGATTTCTGTAAAGATCCGGATTTCATCGGTCTGAGAAATCCATTCTGGGAAAAAATATTTGAGCATGCAAAAGCAAAGCATTTGAAACAAATTCAGAATGACCTAAAAATAATATTGGAATCCTCTAAAATAACAGATGAAGAAAGATATGGTGCCTTAAATTTTGCAGGCTCAATGCAACTTCCAGATATTCAAAACGAAATCTCAACCTGTTGGATAAATACAAAAGATAAAAAAACGGTTCTACCTGCGGCAATTTGGGCCGGCATAAACTGTTGTAAAAAAGATACCTCGAAAACATTAGATCCCATCTTTAAATATTGGTCTAGTATGCCGCATGAAGGTGAACCTGGTCTTCTTTCGGAATTAGAGGATCTATCTGATGAAATTAGGCTCTCCTTGCAGAATCGTAGGCATCTACCTAAAAGTATGATTGAATATTTAATTTCACAAGCACAAGAACACGATTCTTTAAAATGGGCCATTGAAAATATTTTATATGTCGTTGATGATCCAGACGCAATTCAATTCGTTATCAAGAAATCAGTTGATTATTTCAGTATCCATTCCATAATAGATGTGTGGGATTATAAAAACCAGACATATGGAAAAAAATTATCACAAAATACGTTAGATCGATTGGAGTTTATTTGGGAAGATAATGGAGAAAATGAAAAAATTAGGAAAAATGCTTTTTCTTTATGGAAAACCGCTGCTGAATCAAGTATTTTAACTAAACTCCAGGATATTCCTGCAGAATCTCCTGTTTTTAAGGATGCCATCACATTAAGGATTCGGTTGGAAGATTACTCTGCATTACCGGATTATGTGAAATTGATTTCTGAAAACCCACGATATTTATTTGTCGCACATAACTTATGGTGCGAAGATGTTAAAGCTGCAGTTGAAATCTATCTTGATTCCCTGAAAGAAAACCTCCCAGATGATTTTACCGGGGGATTCGAAGAGGTGCACTATATTCTATCAAGCTTACTGATGTCTATCCCAATTGAGGCCGCGGATGAATTATTATTGAAATATTGGGATACGCTAAAATTCAGTCCATTGTTTATTCAAACTGCTTTGTACGTTGGGTCTCCAAAATCACTTGAGCTTGCTGAAAATGCAATAAATGAATGCCCTCGCGAAATTGATGTTTTTAGACTTGTCTCGCATAGATTATGGATAAATGATCAAGGGCGACAAAGATATCCTACACTTGATAGATTGAATAATTTACTCCCATATTTAGATCGTTTTTCGGAGAGTGAATTATCATCACTTGCTTCAATCTGTGAAAGTTGTGGTTTTAGTAAATGGGGTAACGCTCATCTTACTAAATATCTTTCTGAAGAGTATAACAAGAGATATCATCCTTCTGATGATGAGATAATAGATTTTCTAAAAAATACTGCTAAAGAAAAACATGGATTGTCTCATATACAATGGTTTTGGTTAAATAAATTTGAAAATAGAGCGGTGTCAAAAGATCGATTATCTAATATCATTAATCAAATGTTAGAGACCGATCAATCTTTAGAAACATTCCAAATTGCAGCAATTTATTTAAAAATGAAAGGCAGTCGTAAAGATTTAAAAATTCTTGAGAAATACGAGATTAAAGGTTCAAAAAAAGAAATATCAGACCTTAAAAACGATGTCAAATTTCAGGTATACAGACGCACACTAGAATGA
- a CDS encoding ArdC family protein, producing the protein MANVYEMVRERIISSLSSGTIPWHQSWKNLSPCNLLTGRPYRGINRLLLSGHEWWGTYRQIKQLGGYVRKGEKASGLVVFWSFEEARPIVNDQGDEVLVMSQREKPLVRYYWVFNLSQCEGIEKEEVGEVRAITSCDEVIERNSPKVTQGPPAYLPAADIIHMPDMERFESPEEYYSTYFHELTHWTGHESRLKRPGITGPIKFGSERYSREELTAEMGSAFLCAMTGIDMPVIDNQAAYVAGWLRHIRNGTAVDVIRAAGDAQRAADFLTGGGEE; encoded by the coding sequence ATGGCAAACGTCTACGAGATGGTCCGGGAGAGGATCATCTCCTCTCTTTCCTCCGGAACGATCCCCTGGCATCAGTCGTGGAAGAACCTGTCGCCGTGCAACCTCCTGACAGGAAGGCCCTACCGGGGCATCAACCGTCTCCTGCTCTCCGGTCACGAATGGTGGGGGACGTACCGGCAGATCAAGCAGCTCGGGGGGTATGTCCGAAAAGGCGAGAAGGCATCCGGACTTGTTGTCTTCTGGTCCTTCGAAGAGGCAAGGCCGATTGTGAACGACCAGGGCGACGAGGTCCTTGTGATGTCGCAGCGGGAAAAGCCGCTTGTCAGGTATTACTGGGTCTTCAACCTCTCGCAGTGCGAAGGGATCGAGAAGGAGGAGGTCGGCGAGGTCCGGGCGATCACGTCCTGCGATGAAGTGATCGAAAGGAACTCTCCGAAAGTAACCCAGGGGCCGCCGGCCTATCTTCCGGCTGCGGATATCATCCACATGCCCGATATGGAGCGGTTCGAATCTCCGGAAGAATATTACTCGACCTACTTCCATGAACTGACTCACTGGACCGGGCATGAATCCCGCCTGAAGCGCCCGGGAATAACCGGGCCGATCAAGTTCGGGAGCGAGCGGTATTCCCGCGAGGAGCTGACGGCGGAGATGGGTTCTGCTTTCCTGTGTGCGATGACCGGGATCGATATGCCCGTCATCGACAACCAGGCGGCCTATGTCGCGGGATGGCTCCGGCACATCCGGAACGGCACGGCCGTCGATGTCATCCGGGCCGCGGGAGATGCGCAGAGGGCGGCCGACTTCCTCACCGGGGGCGGGGAGGAATGA
- a CDS encoding CHAT domain-containing tetratricopeptide repeat protein, with the protein MYKQNIERKIQELNEELFRLYDEGQYNKAVEIAIQVVKLSGECYGKDHPYYATSLNNLAGLYYSMGNYFAAEPLFRQEIEITRKTLGEEHPDYATSLNNLATLYCSLRNYSAAELLYRQEMDIWRRVLGEEHPIFLACLNKLASLYKSMGNYAATESIYRQEMDIWRRVLSEEHPIYLACLNNLASLYYSMGNYSAAEPLYHQAMEIRRKTLGEEHSDYATSLNNLAALYKSMGDYSAAEPLYRQAVEIFRKTPGEELYYATSLNNLALLYHSMGNYTAAEPLYRQALEITCKALGEEHPNYAATLSNLAALYKSMGNYSAAELLYRQALENTRKTLGEDHPDYALTLNNIASLYESMGNYSAAELFYRQAIEIFHKTSGEEHPNYAASLNNLAGLYKSIGNYSAAELLYRQAMKIRRKTLGEEHSDYATSLNNLAALYDSMGNYRAAVLLYHQAMEILRKTLGEEHPDYASSLNNLAVLYVSKGNYSAAEPLYYQVLDILRKTPGEEHPNYATSLNNLALLYHSMGDYTAAEPLYRQAMEIRRNAFGEEHPDYASSLKNLAWLLVKQDKPDNALTLMQKASQIERKMIQQIFSIVSEKQRMEYLKSIQDDLDTYLSLVHQHFAADEQVVQEALDLILTRKAIAAEALAAQRNAILISKYPHLKEQLRTIQILRMQIAQKTLAGPGREGLEEHHKILSSWEEQKERLEAELARQIPEIQLDEHFQKTNRKVVAQHLPAGCALVEFVCFHESDFSAVPARGEHWWKPARYCAFVLRSSEPDTVFFVDLGEAGQIDQFITLYRQWLNDNEQSPDGEREIGLLLYSSIIKPIHKVLSDCDRLILAPDGELSTIPFEVIPTEEGDRLIDNYHINYVGVGRDLLKLGVELSTDRQKPFVLANPDFDLTLEKPSSMPQSASIVNRVSRDLNRGSLYFPPLRGTKIEGNNIAQMLKVRPLMEGEALEQTLKAVQSPSILHIATHGFFLENQELDPKKESQALGGSGGVEVQRFSGPGFENPLLRSGLALAGANTWAKQGKLPPEAEDGILTAEDVTGLDLTGTELVVLSACETGLGEVMVGEGVFGLRRSFMLAGAKTLVMSLWNVSDFATQELMEEFYTRILAGVPRADALREAQLEIRKDYPDPRDWGAFICQGDPGVLASDTRALQKSGTSSHNSLGDNGDVHEIPF; encoded by the coding sequence ATGTATAAGCAAAATATTGAAAGAAAAATCCAAGAATTAAATGAAGAACTCTTTCGCCTGTATGATGAAGGTCAATATAACAAAGCTGTGGAGATTGCCATACAGGTTGTAAAACTATCTGGAGAATGTTATGGCAAGGATCATCCCTACTACGCGACCAGCCTGAACAACCTTGCTGGGCTGTATTATTCTATGGGTAACTACTTTGCTGCTGAACCTCTTTTCCGCCAGGAAATTGAGATCACACGGAAAACCCTGGGTGAAGAGCACCCTGATTACGCGACCAGTTTAAACAACCTTGCTACGTTGTATTGTTCGTTGAGGAATTACTCAGCTGCTGAACTTCTCTATCGTCAAGAAATGGATATCTGGCGGAGAGTTCTTGGTGAGGAGCATCCTATCTTCCTTGCCTGCCTGAATAAACTTGCATCGCTGTATAAATCGATGGGAAACTACGCGGCAACCGAATCTATCTATCGCCAAGAAATGGATATCTGGCGGAGGGTTCTTAGTGAAGAGCATCCTATCTACCTTGCTTGCCTGAACAATCTCGCATCGCTGTATTATTCGATGGGAAACTACTCGGCTGCCGAGCCCCTCTACCACCAAGCGATGGAGATCAGACGGAAGACACTGGGCGAAGAGCATTCCGACTACGCGACCAGCCTGAACAACCTCGCAGCGCTGTATAAATCGATGGGGGACTATTCGGCTGCCGAGCCCCTCTACCGCCAAGCGGTGGAGATCTTTCGTAAGACACCGGGCGAGGAACTGTACTACGCAACTAGCTTGAACAACCTCGCACTGCTTTATCATTCGATGGGTAACTACACGGCTGCCGAGCCCCTCTACCGCCAAGCACTAGAGATCACGTGCAAGGCCCTGGGTGAGGAGCATCCCAACTATGCGGCTACCCTGAGCAACCTCGCAGCACTGTATAAATCGATGGGTAACTACTCGGCCGCCGAACTCCTCTACCGCCAAGCACTGGAGAACACGCGCAAGACGCTGGGCGAAGATCACCCAGACTATGCACTGACCCTCAACAACATTGCGTCGCTGTATGAATCGATGGGTAATTACTCGGCCGCCGAGCTCTTCTACCGCCAAGCGATAGAGATCTTTCATAAGACATCGGGCGAGGAGCACCCCAACTACGCGGCCAGCCTGAATAATCTCGCAGGGCTGTATAAATCGATAGGTAATTACTCGGCCGCCGAACTCCTCTACCGCCAAGCGATGAAGATCAGACGGAAGACACTGGGCGAAGAGCATTCCGACTACGCGACCAGTCTGAACAACCTCGCAGCGCTGTATGACTCGATGGGAAACTACAGGGCGGCCGTGCTCCTCTACCACCAGGCGATGGAGATCTTACGTAAGACACTGGGTGAGGAGCACCCAGACTATGCGAGCAGCCTGAACAACCTTGCAGTGTTGTATGTCTCGAAGGGAAACTATAGTGCTGCCGAGCCGCTCTACTACCAAGTACTGGATATCTTGCGTAAGACACCGGGCGAGGAGCACCCCAACTACGCGACCAGCTTGAACAACCTCGCACTGCTTTATCATTCGATGGGGGACTACACGGCTGCCGAGCCCCTCTACCGCCAAGCGATGGAGATCAGACGGAATGCCTTTGGTGAGGAGCATCCCGACTATGCGAGCAGCCTGAAAAACCTTGCATGGCTACTTGTTAAACAAGATAAACCAGATAATGCTCTCACTCTTATGCAAAAAGCATCTCAGATAGAGCGAAAGATGATCCAGCAGATTTTCTCCATCGTTTCAGAGAAGCAGCGGATGGAGTACCTCAAATCGATTCAGGACGATCTTGATACCTATCTATCCCTCGTACATCAACACTTTGCAGCTGATGAACAGGTCGTGCAGGAAGCACTCGATCTCATTCTTACCCGAAAAGCGATCGCCGCCGAGGCGTTGGCCGCCCAGCGGAATGCTATCCTGATAAGCAAGTATCCTCATCTCAAAGAACAACTGAGGACGATCCAGATATTAAGAATGCAGATTGCCCAGAAGACGCTCGCCGGGCCGGGAAGGGAAGGACTCGAAGAACACCATAAGATCCTTTCATCTTGGGAAGAGCAGAAGGAACGGCTTGAAGCCGAACTCGCCCGCCAGATTCCCGAAATCCAGCTGGATGAGCATTTCCAGAAGACAAACCGAAAGGTTGTTGCACAACATTTACCAGCGGGATGTGCATTGGTAGAATTTGTCTGTTTCCATGAATCCGACTTTTCAGCAGTTCCTGCACGAGGAGAACATTGGTGGAAACCTGCCCGGTACTGCGCCTTTGTTCTTCGCTCAAGTGAACCAGACACGGTGTTTTTTGTGGATCTCGGCGAAGCAGGGCAGATTGACCAATTCATCACACTTTATCGGCAGTGGTTGAACGATAATGAACAATCACCAGACGGCGAGCGTGAGATTGGTCTTCTCCTATATTCCAGCATCATTAAACCGATCCATAAGGTACTCTCTGATTGCGATCGGCTCATTCTTGCACCCGACGGGGAACTCAGCACCATTCCATTCGAGGTAATCCCAACAGAAGAAGGCGATCGATTGATCGACAACTACCACATCAATTACGTAGGCGTAGGCAGGGATCTCCTCAAATTAGGAGTGGAGTTGTCCACTGATCGGCAAAAGCCATTTGTACTGGCTAATCCGGATTTTGATCTGACTCTGGAGAAACCTTCATCAATGCCTCAGAGTGCATCCATTGTAAACAGGGTATCACGTGACCTTAATCGGGGATCCCTGTATTTTCCCCCTCTGCGAGGAACTAAGATCGAGGGAAATAATATCGCCCAAATGCTCAAAGTTCGACCCCTTATGGAGGGAGAAGCGCTTGAACAGACACTCAAAGCCGTCCAGTCTCCTTCTATCCTCCATATCGCTACCCACGGTTTCTTCCTAGAAAACCAGGAGCTCGATCCGAAAAAGGAAAGTCAAGCCCTTGGCGGATCTGGCGGTGTAGAGGTGCAGCGCTTTTCCGGCCCCGGGTTTGAAAATCCGCTTCTCAGGTCGGGTTTGGCTCTTGCCGGTGCAAATACCTGGGCAAAGCAAGGTAAGCTACCCCCCGAAGCAGAGGACGGGATTCTCACCGCAGAGGACGTGACTGGTCTTGATCTCACCGGCACCGAACTCGTCGTGCTTTCCGCCTGCGAGACTGGTCTTGGAGAGGTTATGGTAGGCGAGGGTGTATTTGGGCTCCGCCGGTCGTTCATGCTCGCCGGTGCAAAGACACTCGTTATGAGTCTATGGAATGTATCTGATTTTGCGACCCAGGAGTTGATGGAGGAATTCTATACAAGAATCCTTGCAGGTGTGCCACGTGCAGATGCTCTCCGGGAGGCACAACTTGAAATTCGGAAAGATTATCCTGATCCAAGGGACTGGGGAGCGTTCATCTGCCAAGGTGATCCCGGGGTGCTTGCAAGCGATACGAGAGCACTCCAAAAATCAGGAACTTCCTCTCATAATAGTCTAGGGGACAATGGAGATGTCCATGAAATACCCTTCTAG
- a CDS encoding tetratricopeptide repeat protein yields MHEQDIERKIQELNQEFLRLNQDDKYDTAVEIAIQIVKLSRKYYGEEHPDYATSLNNLAGVYNSMGNYSAAEPLLRQSMEIRRKTLGEEHPDYAQS; encoded by the coding sequence ATGCATGAGCAAGATATTGAAAGAAAAATCCAGGAATTAAATCAAGAATTCTTACGCCTAAATCAGGATGATAAATATGACACAGCTGTGGAAATTGCCATACAGATTGTAAAACTATCCAGAAAATATTATGGTGAGGAACACCCCGACTACGCGACCAGCCTGAACAACCTCGCCGGGGTGTATAATTCGATGGGTAACTACTCGGCTGCCGAACCACTCCTCCGCCAGTCAATGGAGATCCGGCGAAAAACTCTGGGCGAGGAACATCCTGACTATGCACAGAGTC